The genomic region CAGTAGTACAACGGTGCGGCGGTGACCTCAGGTCACCGCCGCATCTGTTTGTGGTTTTGCCGGTAGCGCCGGACCCAGGCCTGATTGACCTGATCCGCTTGCCTGACGTGGGGTGATCGGGGCCGCCAGTCGGAGGGCGCTCGGACCTCCAACCGGTCCAGGATCGCCAGGACGGTACCGCCTGGGTTATCGACAAGGTCCTCATAGCGCACCACGTGCGGCTGCACTCCCTGCCGCGAGAACCATGCGAGCCAGGCAGCGTTGTGCTCGCGGATGGTCCGGATGAGCTCGTCGATCTGGCCGAGATCCAGGTTCGGCTCGGCCTGAGCGGTGTCGCCCTGTTGCCAGTGGCCGGTCTGCTCCGCACGCGCCCACGACACCGCTTGACCGATGACATCGTCGCGCCGCAAATGGACGAAGAGCAGCGGCCCGAAAGCGTCGCTGAGGACGTCGGAGTCAGGCCGGCAAGGCGACGAGCGGGTGAGACCCTCGACGATCACGCTTACGGTTCCCCACATGATGCGGGCTGCGAAGACTCCGTTCGGACTGGTGCCAGCCCGGACAGCGCCTTCCACCAGGCGGCGATAGTCGAAGGATCCGTCGCCCGACACCGGCACCTTGAGACGCCTGGCCCAGTCCTGCTGATCCGGCTCCCTGAAGTAGGACTCGGGATAACCGGCCACGCCCGTCGAGGCAAGCAGGTCGCACAGGTAGGTGCTGCCGGTGCGCGGCGTGCCGCACACCAGATAGGACCTCAGCCTTGGCATGTCCTCACGCTAGGACCTCGTTACTGAGCCGACGAGGAGACTTGAACTCCTAACCGCCCGATTACAAGTCGGGTGCGCTACCAGTTGCGCCACGCCGGCCGGCGCGGACAACCGCCCGCGAGCCTTGACCATCCTAGTCCGGGAGTTCCGGGTCGGCCGAGCGCGGCCAGGGCTGGAAAGCACCGCTTCCGCGCCCCCCGACCGGCAGCTGCCCGAGCCGGCCGGGTACGAATGTCCTCGACACCCGAGGAGTAGCGGATGACCCGAGCGCACCGCCCCAAGGCCGGCTTCTGGATCAGGCTCTGCGTCCTGATCCTCTACCCGCTCGACTCGCTGCTGTTCAAGATCCGCTGGCACCACCTGGATCGGATACCCGCGCACGGCGGGGTCCTGATCGCGGTCAACCACATCTCCCAGGCCGACACCGCGACGATGGCCCGGATGATCTGGCAGTCCGGCCGGATTCCGCGCTTCCTGATCAAGTCGAGCGTGTTCGGCTGGCCCATCGTGGGACGGACCATGGCCGGCGCCGGGCAGATTCCGGTCCATCGCTCCAGCGGCCAGGCCGCCGACTCGCTCCAGGCGGCCGAGCAGGCGTTGCGCGACGGCGAGTGCGTGATCATCTACCCCGAGGGCACCATCACCGCCGACCCGGACTACTGGCCGATGCAGGCCAAGACCGGGGTAGCCAGGCTCGCCCTGGCCTGCCCGGACGTCCCGGTCATACCGATCGGCCAGTGGGGAGCGCACCGGACGCTCGGCCGCGGCGGACGGTTCCGGCCGTTTCCCCGGCACCGGCACGAAGCCAGCGTCGGCGAGCCGGTGGAGCTGAGCAAGTACCACGACGCCGAGCCGACCGCTGAGGTGTTGCGGGCGGTGACCGACGAGATCATGGCCGCCGTGACAGCGCAGGTGGAGCGACTGCGCGCGGCCGAAGCGGGAAATTCGCTCGCCTGATACGCCTGGGCCCGCCAGGATCAGGCGATGCCTCACCTGGTTTCGCCCAGCGCCGCACTGGCGCCGTCGTTTCGATCCGCGATGGCCGACTTCGCCGCCGAGAGCCGCGGCGGCCCGCAGGACGACTCCGCGCTCGGCCGCCACCTGACCGGCTTCGCCGCGCAGTGGCACACCCCGGAGGGTTTCGAGCGGTACCTGGCCGCGGTGCGCCGCGAGGGCGACACCTCAGTGCCACCGCCACCGAACTGGGTGCACAGCAGCACCTACTGGTGGGCCGAGGGCTCGCATTTTCTGGGCAGCATCCGGATCCGGCATGAACTGACCCCGCTCTTGCTCGAGTCTGCCGGGCACATCGGCTACGACATCGCGCCCCGAGCCCGCCGGCGCGGTCATGGCACCGCGATGTTGCGGGCCGCGCTGCCGATCGCGGCCGGTATGGGGATCGAGCAGGCGCTGATCACCTGCGACGTGGACAACCTCGGCTCCCGCAAGGTGATCCTGGCCAACGGGGGCGTGCTGGAGGACGAGCGAGCCGGCAAGCTGCGGTTCTGGGTGCCCACCCGCCCTGCTGAGCATCGGGCGGGCTGAGCATCGCGCCGGGCTGAGCATCGCGCGGGCTCCTGGGCGATGCGTATCGATTTCGGTCGCCCAGGCGATCCAAACTGATACGGGTCCGCCGGCGAGCGCAGCCGCGGGCGGCCACCGGAGGTCAACCGGTGCCGCCCGCGGATCTCACGGTGGTTCAGTGCTACCGGCTCGGTGCGAGCCGATCAGTGCCGGGTCGGCTCAGTGCGGGTTGGTGGCCAACGCCTTCAACTGGGTGTAGCTGCCGTTGAACCTGTTCTGGTCACCTGGGTAGATGCCGGAGTCGGCGTACTGCCAGATCGTCCAGGTGTAACTGCCGGCCGGCGCGGTGGGCGGGGTCGAGCTGTACCTGGCGATCCAGAACGGGTTGGTGGCCGCGAACGCGCTGGAGTTGCCGGTGCAGGTGGTCCACCAGTCGATGGTCGTGTAGATCATCGGGTACTTGTTGGTCCGGTAGTGCACCCGGTCGGAGAAGGCTCTGATCCAGCTGACCATCGAGGCCTGGGACAGCCCGTAGCAGGTCGAGCCGTAGGGGTTGTACTCGATGTCCAGCGCGGGCGGCATGGTCCTGCCGTCGCCGGACCAGCCGCCGCCGTTGTTGACGAAGAAGTCGGCCTGGGCGAGCCCGCTGGAGTTGTTCGGGAGCGCGAAGTGGTAGGCGCCGCGGATCATGCCCACGTTGTAGGAGCCGTTGTACTGCTGGGCGAAGTAGGGGTTGCGGTAGCTGGTGCCCTCGGTCGCCTTGACGTAGGCGAACCGGGCGCCGTTGTTGTAGGCGGTCGACCAGGCGACGTTGCCCTGATGACCGGAGACGTCCATGCCGTTGACGTAGGTGGCCGCGCTCGCCTGGGATGCGCCCAGGGTGAGGGCAGCGACCATTCCCGCGCCGAGGGTCACAGCAGCCACAGCGGCGCCGAGCATGGTGCGTACCCGGCCGGCACGCGGCGGTACTCCGAACATAGTGTCTCCTTCTCACGGGGAACGGCTGACGCCGCCTCTCCCAATAAGGACATACCTCTGCCCAACTGGCAACTTGGGCGAATCATGCCGAATTCACTTCGACCCTGAGGCGCCGTCCTAGCGTTGCCCGCACCGCCCACGGAGCGGCTGCCTTGACTGCCGAGCCGGCACCTGCACTAATGAGGTGTCCAGACCGCTATGCCGGTCGGGGTCGCCGCCTTCGATCGGTGGAGGCGGACCACCGGCGCCGACCGGAATGCCGTGAGGCTCGCGCACCCGCGAGAGCCCGTACCCGGTGCGGTCACACATCACCGAGAGGATTTAGGCATGGCCGAAGTTCAGTACGTGGAAGCCTCGCGTATCTACCCCGGAAACCCGATCCCCGCAGTCAACCGGCTCAATCTCGATGTCGCCGACGGCGAATTCGTCGTCCTGGTCGGCCCGTCCGGATCAGGCAAGTCGACCGCCCTGCGGATGCTCGCCGGCCTCGAGGACGTCGACCAGGGTGAGATCAGGATCGGCGGCGTCGACGTCTCGCAGAAGCCGCCGAAGGACCGCGACATCGCGATGGTGTTCCAGAACTACGCCCTCTACCCGCACATGTCGGTCGCCGAGAACATGGGTTTCGCCTTGAAGCTCAAGGGTGTCTCCAAGGAGGAGCGGGCCTCGAAGGTGCTGGCCGCCGCGAAGCTGCTCGACCTGGAGAGGTACCTGGACCGCAAGCCCAAGGCGCTGTCCGGCGGTCAGCGGCAGCGGGTCGCGATGGGACGCGCGATCGTGCGCGAGCCCAGCGTGTTCCTGATGGACGAGCCGCTGTCCAACCTCGACGCCAAGCTGCGGGTGGAGACCCGCGCCAACATCGCGGCGCTGCAGGCCCGGCTCGGCACCACCACGATCTACGTCACCCACGACCAGGTCGAGGCCATGACGATGGGTGACCGGGTGGCGCTGCTCAAGGACGGCATCCTGCAGCAGGTCGACACCCCTCGCAACCTCTATGACCACCCCGGCAACGCCTTCGTCGCAGGCTTCATCGGCTCGCCCGCGATGAACCTGGTCAAGGTGCCGTTCAACGAGAGCGGCGCCCAGTTGGGTGGCCTGAACATCCCCATCCAGCCGGACGCCGCGGCCGCCGCCCGCTCCGCCGGTCTGAAGGAGATCATCCTCGGAATCCGTCCGGAGTCCTTCCACGCCTCCGAGTCGGGCCAGGGCCTCAAGCTCAAGGCGACCCTGGTCGAGGAGCTCGGCGCCGACGCCTTCGTCTACGGCGAGCTGCCCGGCACCAAGACCCACGACGTGGGTGACGACGGCGGCGCCAAGCCGTTCACCGTCCGCTTCGACGGCCGGGTGCCACCCAAGATCGGCAACGAGATCAACCTCGAAGTCCGCACCGAGGAGACCCACGCGTTCAACCCGGAGAGCGGCGAGCGCCTCGGCGCGTAAGCCCGGCCAGTAGCGCAGCGGGGGACGTCGGCTCGCCGCCGGCGTCCCCCGCTGACTGCTCAGCCCGACTCGGCCGATCGTCGGCCGATCAAGGGCAGTGGCCGATCAAGGGCAGTGCCGTCGCGACCCGGTTCAATCGGCCCGCAGCCACAGCGGGCGGTAGCTGAGCGGCACTTTGGCCTTGGTGTCCCGGCAGGTCAGGATCGCCGATGCGCCGACCACCTGCTGGACGGCCACGGTGCAGGACCCGCCCGGCACCGCCAGCCGGACCAGCTGGACGTCAGGCGGCGAGCCCTGCACCTGCAGCAATCGCACCGCGCCCACCATCGCCAATCCGAGTTCTCGCTGGGCATGCACCACGGCAGCCTGGGCCGCCGGTGACAACCCGATCTGGCCGCGCAGCCGATCAGTCAGCACCTGCCCGGCCTCGGTCGCCGACACCAGGCCGGCCGGGTCGGTGATCCGGCCGTACAGCTGTCCGGTGGGCAGCACCAGCACGTTGGCGGCGAACCGGTCTCCCCCGACATGGCTGCATTCCCACACCCGGTCAGGACAGTGCCGGGCGAGCGCGGTGGCAACTGGGCGTCCCTCGATGGCGCAGCACATATCCCGAGTGCCGTGCGCGCACACCGCGTACACCGGTCGGGTGTCCTTGGCCTGCTCGGCCAGCGTCACCGGGTCGAGTTCGAGCAGGTCCTCCGCTGCCCGGTACCTGCCCCAGACGATGCCCTGCCGGCCGGCCCGGCAGTCGGCGAATCCCCAGAGGTGCTGGGCCGGAGCGGGATGGCGGCCGGGCCGGCGGATCGCCAGTACCCGGACGCCCTGCTCGCCCAGCGTGCTGATCAGCCGGCGGGCGATCAGCGGGTCGAATCGGGAGCCGGCCAGACCGCCCAGCCCCCACCCGCCGGGCTGCTCGACGAGCAGGATCCGGTTGGCGGGAAAGGCGGTGCCGAGCATCTCATCACCCCGGGAAGCCGCGGCCAGCGCGCACCGGTGGGGGCGGTCAAGCACTGTGCTCGGGCACCAGGATGGCGGCGGTGAGCAGCCTGCGGACCAGCGCCAGCGCGGCCTCGTCGTCCAACCCGGGCAGTCCGGCCGCGCTCACCGGCTCGCCGGAGAGCACCAGCTTGAGCGCGGATTCGGCCGACAGCGGCAGGCTGAGGCTGGTGTCGATGGCCTTGACCAGCACCGCGTCCGGACTTCGTTCCAGCCTGACCCGCAGGCCTGGCCGCAGCCGGAAGCCGGCCGACGGCGTCAGGGCGGCCAGCGCGGCCAGCTGCGCCATCGGCTCGATCGGATCAGGCCGGGTGCTGTCGGCCAGCTCGTCGGCGAGCCGGCCGGCCACCTGCGGCAACCGGCCCGCGCCGGCAAAGGCGACGAACGCCTGGACGGTCTCGCGCAGCTGATCGGCCAGTCGCGCCTCATCGGCCAGGTCGCCGCCCAGCGGCAGCGAGGCGCGCAGGCTCGACTCGCCCGCCGCGTCGGCGAGCAGGTGCTTGAGCAGGGTGTGCCGGGTCACCGGGTGCACGCCGACGGTCAGGTGGATCGAGGTCTCGCCGTGCGCCATCGCCGAGTGGATGAAGCCGCGGGGCAGGTACAGCGCATCGCCGGGTTGCAGCGTGAAGTCGAGCAGCGGCGGTTCGGCCGACCGGGCAGCGACCGCGGCCCGGTGCTGCTCCCAGTCCTGACCGGGCAGCGGGTCGGTGAGCACCGGCCGGTGCACCACCCAGCGCTTGCGGCCGAGGACCTGGAGCACGAACACGTCGTGGGTGTCGTAGTGCGGCGCGAAGCCCTGGTTCTGCGGCGGGGTCAGGTAACAGTTGATCTGAACCGGATGCCCCAGCTCGGCGTTCAGCACGGCGCCGAAGCGCATCAGCGGCGGCCAGTTGCGGTGCAGCGCCTGCAACACCAGGGTGGCGCCGTCGGCGACCAGTCCGAGCACCTTGTCATCGGCGACCTGGTCGCTCACCCGGGCGCCGAGGCCGCCGGACCTGGTGAACTCCCGGGCCGGGATCACCTTGCCCTGCTTGGCGATTCGGAGAAACGGCGTGCGCAGCCCACGCCGGGACAGCAGCTCGTCGATCGCCGCGGTGTCGATCAGGTCGGTGTAGTCAGCGCCGCTCTCGGTGGCCGGGGTGAGCAGCGGTTGCTTCGACCAGTACTCGGCGGCGAACCGCTCCGCCGGGATGGTCATGCAGCGCGCCAGGGCGCTGGACGGGACAGCGCTGGACGCGACAGCATGGGACGCGACAGCGCTGGGCAGGGCGGCGCTGGGCAGGGCGGCGCCGACCGGGTCGGCGCCGCCCACCGGCTGCTCAGTACTCAGGCTCCGCCGTCCGCGCCGCCATCGGCGCCGCCGTCACCCGCGCCGCCACCATCAGCGCCGCCATCGGCACCACCATCAGCGCCGCCGTCACTCCCGCCGTCACTCCCGCCGCCACCTTCAGCGCCGCCATCGGCACCACCATCAGCGCCACCGTCACCCCCGCCGCCACCTTCAGCGCCGCCGTCGGCACCGCCGTCGGCACCGCCGTCACCCGCGCCGCCGCCACCGGCACCGCCACCGGCGCCGCCGTCCGCGCCACCATCGGCGCCGCCGTCATGAACGCCGGGCACGCCGTCAGCACCGCCGTCGGCGGGGCCTTCGCTTTCCGTCATAGAGCTACTCCTTATCAAGGGTGGGCAGCTCCGAACACGCTGACCACCAGGTGGGGGCAGGCTGCTCGGACCCGCTCCTACGCTAGCGGCGAACCGAGTCCGGCGACAATGCGCCCGCCGGCTCGTCGGGCCCGACCAGAACGCTCACGACTCGTCCACCGGCTCTGGATCGCCGACTTCGCCAGGCACCGACCCGGTCGTGATGGATCCGGCGTGGTTGCCCTGATCGAAGGGTGCCCTGGGTTCAGCGGTTCAGCGGTTCAGCCTGCGCTGCCGCGCCACCTCGGCCATCGTGACAGCAGCCGCCACCGAAGCGTTCAACGACTCGGCCTGCCCCGTCATCGGGATCGACACCGTCACGTCGCAGGTCTCGCCGACCAGCCGGGACAGCCCCCGCCCCTCCGAACCGACCACGATCACCAGCGGGTCGGTGGCGTTGGGCAGCTCGTCCAGGGTGGTGTCACCGTCGGCGTCCAGCCCGACGACCTGCAGGCCGGCTTTCTGGCAGTCGCGCAACGCCCGTACCAGGTTGGTCACCTGAGCCACCGGAATGCGCGCCGCGGTGCCCGCCGAGGTACGCCAGGCAGTCGCGGTCACCCCGGCCGAGCGCCGGGTCGGCACGATCACGCCCTGCGCGCCGAAGGCGACTGCGGACCGGATGACCGCTCCCAGGTTGCGCGGATCGGTGACCCCGTCCAGGGCCACCAGCAGCGGCGTCGTGGTGGCCGAGGCGACCAGCTCCAGCAGGTCGGGCAGCTCGTCGTAGGCGAAGGCCGGCACCTGCAGTGCGATGCCCTGATGCAGGATGCCGCCGGTCCGCCGGTCGATCTCGGACTTGCTGACCTCGAGGATGGGCAGGCCGCGGTCAGCGGCCAGGTGGATCGCCT from Jatrophihabitans sp. harbors:
- a CDS encoding Stf0 family sulfotransferase: MCGTPRTGSTYLCDLLASTGVAGYPESYFREPDQQDWARRLKVPVSGDGSFDYRRLVEGAVRAGTSPNGVFAARIMWGTVSVIVEGLTRSSPCRPDSDVLSDAFGPLLFVHLRRDDVIGQAVSWARAEQTGHWQQGDTAQAEPNLDLGQIDELIRTIREHNAAWLAWFSRQGVQPHVVRYEDLVDNPGGTVLAILDRLEVRAPSDWRPRSPHVRQADQVNQAWVRRYRQNHKQMRR
- a CDS encoding lysophospholipid acyltransferase family protein, whose product is MTRAHRPKAGFWIRLCVLILYPLDSLLFKIRWHHLDRIPAHGGVLIAVNHISQADTATMARMIWQSGRIPRFLIKSSVFGWPIVGRTMAGAGQIPVHRSSGQAADSLQAAEQALRDGECVIIYPEGTITADPDYWPMQAKTGVARLALACPDVPVIPIGQWGAHRTLGRGGRFRPFPRHRHEASVGEPVELSKYHDAEPTAEVLRAVTDEIMAAVTAQVERLRAAEAGNSLA
- a CDS encoding GNAT family N-acetyltransferase; its protein translation is MPHLVSPSAALAPSFRSAMADFAAESRGGPQDDSALGRHLTGFAAQWHTPEGFERYLAAVRREGDTSVPPPPNWVHSSTYWWAEGSHFLGSIRIRHELTPLLLESAGHIGYDIAPRARRRGHGTAMLRAALPIAAGMGIEQALITCDVDNLGSRKVILANGGVLEDERAGKLRFWVPTRPAEHRAG
- a CDS encoding lysozyme, which produces MFGVPPRAGRVRTMLGAAVAAVTLGAGMVAALTLGASQASAATYVNGMDVSGHQGNVAWSTAYNNGARFAYVKATEGTSYRNPYFAQQYNGSYNVGMIRGAYHFALPNNSSGLAQADFFVNNGGGWSGDGRTMPPALDIEYNPYGSTCYGLSQASMVSWIRAFSDRVHYRTNKYPMIYTTIDWWTTCTGNSSAFAATNPFWIARYSSTPPTAPAGSYTWTIWQYADSGIYPGDQNRFNGSYTQLKALATNPH
- the ugpC gene encoding sn-glycerol-3-phosphate ABC transporter ATP-binding protein UgpC translates to MAEVQYVEASRIYPGNPIPAVNRLNLDVADGEFVVLVGPSGSGKSTALRMLAGLEDVDQGEIRIGGVDVSQKPPKDRDIAMVFQNYALYPHMSVAENMGFALKLKGVSKEERASKVLAAAKLLDLERYLDRKPKALSGGQRQRVAMGRAIVREPSVFLMDEPLSNLDAKLRVETRANIAALQARLGTTTIYVTHDQVEAMTMGDRVALLKDGILQQVDTPRNLYDHPGNAFVAGFIGSPAMNLVKVPFNESGAQLGGLNIPIQPDAAAAARSAGLKEIILGIRPESFHASESGQGLKLKATLVEELGADAFVYGELPGTKTHDVGDDGGAKPFTVRFDGRVPPKIGNEINLEVRTEETHAFNPESGERLGA
- a CDS encoding sucrase ferredoxin; amino-acid sequence: MLDRPHRCALAAASRGDEMLGTAFPANRILLVEQPGGWGLGGLAGSRFDPLIARRLISTLGEQGVRVLAIRRPGRHPAPAQHLWGFADCRAGRQGIVWGRYRAAEDLLELDPVTLAEQAKDTRPVYAVCAHGTRDMCCAIEGRPVATALARHCPDRVWECSHVGGDRFAANVLVLPTGQLYGRITDPAGLVSATEAGQVLTDRLRGQIGLSPAAQAAVVHAQRELGLAMVGAVRLLQVQGSPPDVQLVRLAVPGGSCTVAVQQVVGASAILTCRDTKAKVPLSYRPLWLRAD
- a CDS encoding cupin domain-containing protein — translated: MGGADPVGAALPSAALPSAVASHAVASSAVPSSALARCMTIPAERFAAEYWSKQPLLTPATESGADYTDLIDTAAIDELLSRRGLRTPFLRIAKQGKVIPAREFTRSGGLGARVSDQVADDKVLGLVADGATLVLQALHRNWPPLMRFGAVLNAELGHPVQINCYLTPPQNQGFAPHYDTHDVFVLQVLGRKRWVVHRPVLTDPLPGQDWEQHRAAVAARSAEPPLLDFTLQPGDALYLPRGFIHSAMAHGETSIHLTVGVHPVTRHTLLKHLLADAAGESSLRASLPLGGDLADEARLADQLRETVQAFVAFAGAGRLPQVAGRLADELADSTRPDPIEPMAQLAALAALTPSAGFRLRPGLRVRLERSPDAVLVKAIDTSLSLPLSAESALKLVLSGEPVSAAGLPGLDDEAALALVRRLLTAAILVPEHSA
- the rlmB gene encoding 23S rRNA (guanosine(2251)-2'-O)-methyltransferase RlmB, yielding MAGNSARKGAVRKGKKGASVGSGGNRARGLAGKGPTPKATERKGHPAARRAAAVERRSEGTPRRRGTAGKNSEAPELLVGRNPVAEALRAQIPANVLYVAIGIEADERVTEAIHLAADRGLPILEVSKSEIDRRTGGILHQGIALQVPAFAYDELPDLLELVASATTTPLLVALDGVTDPRNLGAVIRSAVAFGAQGVIVPTRRSAGVTATAWRTSAGTAARIPVAQVTNLVRALRDCQKAGLQVVGLDADGDTTLDELPNATDPLVIVVGSEGRGLSRLVGETCDVTVSIPMTGQAESLNASVAAAVTMAEVARQRRLNR